In one Parvibaculum sp. genomic region, the following are encoded:
- a CDS encoding TetR family transcriptional regulator, which yields MKSQTANAAEAPPTEKGATRREEILAAATALLLEQGYAGFSARGVAARAGLRLSHVQYYFASPAAILAELLDRFVRRYGEEIMARFGAAKGSSEQRLHRALDFLLNDEAYRRDCGIFMIEVAGFAARDKVIAAALTRYYDIYFALFSDIAKTLNPALAPRERARRARQCIALIEGMSITRPHMGEAGDADFNAREATRAIMRLLSRE from the coding sequence ATGAAAAGTCAGACAGCCAACGCCGCCGAAGCCCCGCCCACCGAAAAGGGCGCGACGCGCCGCGAGGAAATTCTCGCCGCTGCCACCGCGCTTCTGCTGGAGCAGGGCTATGCGGGCTTTTCGGCGCGCGGCGTCGCGGCGCGGGCGGGCCTCCGGCTCAGCCACGTCCAGTATTATTTCGCGAGCCCGGCGGCGATCCTCGCCGAGCTGCTCGACCGTTTCGTGCGCCGCTATGGCGAGGAAATCATGGCGCGTTTTGGCGCCGCGAAAGGGTCTAGTGAGCAGCGCCTCCACCGCGCGCTTGATTTCCTGCTGAACGACGAGGCCTACCGGCGCGACTGCGGCATCTTCATGATCGAGGTCGCGGGCTTCGCCGCGCGCGACAAGGTGATCGCGGCGGCGCTGACGCGCTATTACGACATCTATTTCGCGCTCTTCTCCGACATCGCGAAAACGCTGAACCCGGCACTCGCGCCGCGCGAGCGCGCCCGCCGCGCCCGTCAATGCATCGCCCTGATCGAGGGCATGTCGATCACGCGCCCGCATATGGGCGAGGCGGGCGACGCGGATTTCAATGCGCGCGAGGCGACCCGCGCCATCATGCGCCTGCTCTCGCGCGAATAG
- a CDS encoding GNAT family N-acetyltransferase yields MTIEIVKAEGARVAAAAPHIPDLVHATGPQSYDYIFGGRQLCDPFIAAAWEAPDNFFSHQQSVLAFEDGIFRGVLISHDGPDHYKLKDAVWPVALALVDEGRATEADIRGLAARAEIASFMNPHVPEDCSYIIVVSVPEAARGRGAGRALMEHEIARARARGFSRVHLDVMSDNPAVGLYRAMGFEPMAETVTPIPCRQHGLAMELRMMLRL; encoded by the coding sequence ATGACAATCGAGATCGTGAAGGCGGAGGGTGCGCGCGTGGCGGCGGCCGCGCCCCACATCCCGGACCTCGTGCATGCGACGGGGCCGCAATCCTATGACTATATTTTCGGCGGGCGGCAGCTCTGCGATCCCTTCATCGCGGCGGCATGGGAAGCGCCCGACAATTTTTTTTCGCATCAACAATCCGTGCTCGCTTTCGAGGACGGCATCTTTCGCGGCGTGCTGATCTCGCATGACGGGCCCGACCACTACAAGCTGAAGGATGCAGTCTGGCCGGTGGCGCTGGCGCTTGTGGACGAGGGCCGCGCGACGGAAGCCGATATTCGCGGGCTCGCGGCGCGCGCCGAGATTGCGAGCTTCATGAACCCGCATGTGCCGGAAGATTGCAGCTACATCATTGTCGTCTCGGTGCCGGAAGCCGCGCGCGGACGCGGCGCGGGGCGCGCGCTGATGGAACACGAAATCGCGCGAGCCAGGGCACGGGGCTTTTCGCGGGTGCATCTCGATGTGATGTCGGACAATCCGGCGGTGGGTCTTTACCGGGCGATGGGCTTCGAACCGATGGCCGAGACGGTGACGCCGATCCCCTGCCGCCAACACGGGCTTGCGATGGAGTTGCGGATGATGCTGCGGCTCTGA
- a CDS encoding acetyl/propionyl/methylcrotonyl-CoA carboxylase subunit alpha, translated as MFKSLLIANRGEIAVRVIRTARRMGLKTIAVYSDADANAYHVAEADEAYRIGPAPAAESYLRMEAILDAAARSGAGAIHPGYGFLSENAAFAEVCEKAGVVFVGPPPAAIRAMGLKDAAKALMEKAKVPVVPGYHGDNQDADFLAQQAGKIGYPVLIKAVAGGGGKGMRRVDDPAQFAKELASAMREAGAAFGDERVLVEKYVARPRHIEIQVFADAHGNAVSLHERDCSLQRRHQKVIEEAPAPGMPLEMRDAMGKAAVAAAKAIGYRGAGTVEFIADASAGLKADGFWFMEMNTRLQVEHPVTEAITGLDLVEWQLRVAAGEHLPLAQKDIPLNGHAVEVRLYAEDPAKKFFPSTGRLARLRAPENMPHVRMDMGVREGDAVTMFYDPMIGKIVAHGETRRIALRTLRGFLARMEVAGPKTNLGFLIETLSHDAFIEGDIDTGFIDRHLDVLVPPAEPSPRILALAAAAYLQTRARAAGADPWSATDQWVLGGRRAETVDLVVGGVAHLLKIEPDAGDASLVRINDGAATVSNAAMTADGTLSATIDGTRLAAACVANGSGFTLIHEGIATEFAVVNPLDVDLAADADTGALKSPMPGKIVQVLVEAGATVKRGAALVVMEAMKMEQTLLAAADGKVASVNVAVGDQVEAGAALVAFEEPEK; from the coding sequence ATGTTCAAATCCCTCCTGATCGCCAATCGCGGCGAAATCGCCGTCCGCGTCATCCGCACCGCGCGCCGCATGGGGCTGAAGACCATCGCGGTCTATTCCGACGCCGACGCCAATGCCTATCACGTTGCCGAAGCCGACGAGGCCTACCGCATCGGCCCGGCGCCCGCCGCCGAAAGCTATCTGCGCATGGAGGCGATCCTCGATGCCGCCGCGCGCTCGGGCGCCGGCGCCATTCATCCGGGCTACGGCTTCCTGTCCGAAAACGCCGCCTTCGCCGAAGTCTGCGAAAAAGCGGGCGTGGTTTTCGTCGGCCCGCCGCCTGCGGCGATCCGCGCCATGGGGTTGAAGGACGCGGCGAAGGCGCTGATGGAGAAGGCGAAGGTGCCGGTGGTGCCGGGCTATCACGGCGACAATCAGGACGCGGATTTTCTCGCCCAACAAGCCGGGAAGATCGGCTATCCGGTGCTGATCAAGGCGGTTGCCGGCGGCGGTGGCAAGGGCATGCGCCGCGTCGACGATCCGGCGCAATTTGCGAAAGAACTCGCCAGCGCCATGCGCGAGGCGGGCGCCGCTTTCGGCGACGAGCGCGTGCTGGTCGAAAAATATGTCGCCCGCCCGCGCCATATCGAAATCCAGGTCTTCGCCGACGCTCATGGCAATGCGGTGTCGCTGCATGAGCGCGACTGTTCGCTGCAGCGCCGCCACCAGAAAGTGATTGAGGAAGCCCCGGCCCCCGGCATGCCGCTCGAAATGCGCGATGCAATGGGCAAGGCGGCGGTCGCGGCGGCAAAAGCCATCGGCTATCGCGGCGCCGGCACGGTCGAATTCATCGCCGATGCAAGCGCCGGCCTGAAAGCCGACGGCTTCTGGTTCATGGAAATGAACACGCGGCTTCAGGTCGAGCATCCCGTCACCGAGGCGATCACCGGCCTCGATCTGGTCGAATGGCAATTGCGCGTCGCCGCCGGCGAGCATCTGCCGCTGGCGCAGAAGGACATTCCGCTGAACGGTCACGCGGTCGAAGTGCGGCTTTATGCCGAAGACCCGGCCAAGAAGTTTTTCCCCTCGACCGGCCGTCTTGCGCGTCTCCGCGCGCCCGAAAACATGCCCCATGTCCGCATGGATATGGGTGTGCGCGAGGGCGACGCGGTGACGATGTTCTACGATCCGATGATCGGCAAGATCGTCGCCCATGGCGAAACGCGCCGCATTGCGCTGCGCACCCTGCGCGGCTTCCTCGCCCGCATGGAAGTGGCCGGTCCGAAAACCAATCTCGGCTTCCTGATCGAAACCTTAAGCCACGACGCTTTCATCGAGGGCGACATCGACACCGGCTTCATCGACCGTCATCTGGATGTGCTGGTACCGCCCGCCGAACCTTCGCCGCGCATTCTGGCGCTCGCCGCCGCAGCATATCTGCAGACGCGGGCGCGTGCCGCCGGGGCCGATCCCTGGTCCGCGACCGATCAATGGGTGCTGGGCGGCCGCCGCGCCGAGACCGTCGACCTTGTTGTCGGCGGTGTGGCCCATCTGCTGAAAATCGAACCCGACGCCGGGGACGCAAGCCTCGTCCGCATCAATGACGGCGCCGCCACCGTCTCGAACGCGGCGATGACCGCCGACGGAACCCTGTCGGCAACCATCGACGGTACGCGCCTTGCCGCTGCCTGTGTCGCCAATGGCAGTGGCTTCACGTTGATCCACGAAGGCATCGCCACCGAATTCGCGGTCGTCAATCCGCTCGATGTCGATCTGGCCGCGGATGCCGACACCGGCGCATTGAAATCGCCGATGCCCGGCAAGATCGTGCAGGTGCTGGTGGAGGCCGGCGCGACCGTCAAACGCGGCGCGGCGCTGGTCGTCATGGAAGCGATGAAGATGGAGCAGACATTGCTCGCCGCCGCCGACGGAAAAGTGGCGTCCGTCAATGTGGCTGTCGGCGATCAGGTCGAGGCCGGCGCGGCGCTGGTCGCCTTCGAGGAACCGGAAAAATGA
- a CDS encoding aldehyde dehydrogenase family protein has product MSAYKLLIGGKLVAGDMTMDVVNPATEEVLAKAPRASEAQLNQAVAAAKAAFPAWAKTPIAERKQALLKIADVIEANGAELARLLTQEQGKPIGDATGEVYGTAAFFRYFTMLDLPIKVIEDSEGKKVEAHRKPLGVIGAIVPWNFPLILMAFKLPPALLAGNTVVLKPAPTTPLTSLKLGELIAGILPAGVLNIVTDANDLGAALTAHPDVRKISFTGSTATGAKVMAGAAGLLKRITLELGGNDAGIVLDDVNPKEAAPKLFQSAFQNSGQVCIAMKRLYVHESIYDEMCSELAALAENAVIGDGLEQGTQLGPLQNKMQFEKVKELIEDAKKTGKVIAGGGAVDKPGYFIRPTIVRDITDGSRLVDEEQFGPVLPVIKYSDPQDAVARANASPYGLGGSIWSSDPKRAYDLATQMSSGSVWINKHADLAPNIPFGGAGMSGLGSELGEEGLLEFTQLQVINMAK; this is encoded by the coding sequence ATGAGCGCCTACAAGCTTTTGATCGGCGGCAAGCTGGTTGCCGGCGACATGACGATGGATGTCGTCAACCCGGCGACCGAGGAAGTGCTGGCGAAAGCCCCGCGCGCTTCCGAGGCGCAGTTGAACCAGGCCGTCGCCGCCGCGAAAGCCGCCTTTCCGGCGTGGGCGAAAACACCCATCGCCGAGCGCAAGCAGGCGCTGCTGAAAATCGCCGACGTCATCGAGGCGAACGGTGCGGAGCTCGCGCGTCTCTTGACCCAGGAACAGGGCAAGCCGATCGGCGATGCCACCGGCGAGGTCTACGGCACCGCCGCCTTCTTCCGCTATTTCACGATGCTCGATCTGCCGATCAAAGTGATCGAGGACAGCGAAGGCAAGAAGGTCGAGGCGCACCGGAAGCCCCTCGGCGTCATCGGCGCCATCGTGCCGTGGAACTTCCCGCTGATCCTGATGGCCTTCAAGCTGCCGCCGGCGCTCCTCGCCGGCAACACGGTGGTCCTGAAACCCGCCCCGACAACGCCGCTGACCTCGCTGAAACTCGGCGAACTGATCGCCGGCATCCTGCCCGCCGGCGTCCTCAACATCGTGACCGACGCCAACGATCTCGGCGCCGCGCTGACCGCGCATCCCGATGTGCGGAAAATTTCCTTCACCGGCTCCACCGCCACCGGCGCGAAAGTCATGGCGGGCGCCGCCGGCCTCCTGAAGCGCATCACGCTGGAGCTTGGCGGCAACGATGCCGGCATCGTGCTCGACGACGTCAACCCGAAGGAAGCCGCGCCGAAGCTTTTCCAGAGCGCCTTCCAGAATTCGGGCCAGGTCTGCATCGCGATGAAGCGGCTCTATGTGCACGAGTCGATCTACGACGAAATGTGTTCGGAGCTTGCGGCGCTGGCCGAAAACGCGGTCATCGGCGACGGGCTGGAGCAGGGCACGCAGCTCGGCCCGCTGCAGAACAAGATGCAGTTCGAAAAGGTCAAGGAACTGATCGAGGACGCGAAGAAAACCGGCAAGGTGATCGCCGGCGGCGGCGCGGTCGACAAGCCCGGCTATTTCATCCGCCCGACCATCGTCCGCGACATCACCGACGGCTCGCGCCTCGTCGACGAGGAGCAGTTCGGCCCGGTCCTGCCGGTCATCAAATATTCCGATCCGCAGGACGCCGTCGCCCGCGCCAACGCCTCGCCCTACGGCCTCGGCGGCTCGATCTGGTCGTCCGATCCGAAACGCGCCTACGACCTCGCGACGCAGATGTCGTCGGGCTCGGTCTGGATCAACAAACACGCCGACCTCGCCCCCAACATCCCCTTCGGCGGCGCCGGCATGTCGGGGCTCGGCTCCGAACTCGGCGAAGAAGGCCTGCTGGAGTTCACCCAGCTCCAGGTCATCAACATGGCGAAGTGA
- a CDS encoding acetyl-CoA C-acetyltransferase, with translation MSEAWIIDAVRTPRGIGKVGKGALAHLHPQHLARTVLAALAKRNDLNTAEVDDVLWGTSSQRGAQGGDMGRMAALDAGYDIRASGVTLDRFCGSGITTVNLGAAQIMSGMEDLVIAGGTEMMSYTSATADPKTPPMMDAGNLHLRKQHPQSQQGVCADAIATMEGIDRKAVDELALVSQQRAAKAIAEGRFNKSLVAVYNDDGSVALDKEEFPRPQTTMEGLSALKASFEVWAGIPVDAEGTTYGDLIRQKYPDLKTFNHIHHAGNSSGVVDGAAAILLASPAYAKKNGLKPRARIVATANMGDCPTLMLNAPVPAAKKVLEKAGLKIGDIDLFEINEAFAVVAEKFIRDLRLDRDKVNVNGGACALGHPIGATGSILIGTIVDELERQDKRYGLVTMCAAGGMAPAIIVERMQ, from the coding sequence GTGAGCGAAGCCTGGATCATCGACGCAGTACGCACCCCCCGCGGCATCGGCAAGGTGGGGAAGGGCGCGCTCGCCCATCTGCATCCGCAGCATCTGGCCCGCACGGTGCTGGCGGCGCTCGCAAAGCGCAACGATCTCAACACCGCCGAAGTCGATGACGTGCTCTGGGGCACCTCCTCGCAGCGCGGCGCGCAGGGCGGCGACATGGGCCGCATGGCCGCCCTCGACGCCGGCTACGACATCCGCGCCTCCGGCGTCACGCTCGACCGCTTCTGCGGCTCGGGCATCACGACGGTCAATCTCGGCGCCGCGCAGATCATGTCTGGCATGGAAGATCTCGTCATCGCCGGCGGCACCGAAATGATGAGCTACACCTCCGCCACCGCCGACCCGAAGACGCCGCCGATGATGGATGCCGGCAATCTGCATCTGAGGAAGCAGCATCCGCAGTCGCAGCAGGGCGTCTGCGCCGACGCGATCGCCACCATGGAAGGCATCGACCGCAAAGCGGTCGACGAACTGGCGCTGGTCTCGCAGCAGCGCGCCGCGAAAGCCATCGCGGAAGGCCGGTTCAACAAATCGCTGGTCGCGGTCTACAATGACGACGGCTCGGTCGCGCTCGACAAGGAAGAATTCCCGCGTCCGCAGACGACCATGGAAGGCCTCTCGGCCCTCAAGGCCTCCTTCGAAGTCTGGGCCGGCATTCCGGTCGACGCCGAAGGCACCACCTATGGCGATCTGATCCGTCAGAAATATCCGGACCTCAAGACCTTCAACCACATCCACCATGCCGGCAACTCGTCGGGCGTGGTCGATGGCGCCGCAGCGATCCTGCTGGCCTCGCCGGCCTACGCCAAGAAGAACGGCTTGAAGCCGCGCGCCCGCATCGTCGCCACCGCCAATATGGGCGATTGCCCGACGCTGATGCTGAACGCGCCGGTCCCGGCCGCGAAGAAGGTGCTCGAAAAGGCCGGCCTCAAGATCGGGGACATCGACCTCTTCGAAATCAACGAAGCCTTCGCCGTCGTCGCCGAAAAATTCATCCGCGACCTGCGGCTCGACCGCGACAAGGTCAATGTGAACGGCGGTGCCTGCGCGCTCGGCCACCCGATCGGCGCCACGGGTTCGATCCTGATCGGCACCATCGTCGACGAACTTGAGCGCCAGGACAAGCGCTACGGCCTCGTCACCATGTGCGCCGCTGGCGGCATGGCGCCAGCCATCATCGTCGAACGTATGCAGTAA
- a CDS encoding isovaleryl-CoA dehydrogenase yields the protein MGHNDYPSLDFDLGETADMIRATVRAFAADRIAPRAAEIDATNTFPRDLWPEMGTLGLLGITVEEAFGGAGLGYLEHVVAMEEISRASASVGLSYGAHSNLCVNQLRRCGTDAQKNKYLPKLISGEHVGALAMSEPGAGSDVVSMRLKAEKKGDRYVLNGTKMWITNGPDAEVLVVYAKTDPAAGPKGITPFIIEKSFKGFSAAQKLDKLGMRGSNTAELVFEDCEVPAENVLGKVNEGVRVLMSGLDYERAVLAAGPLGIMQACMDAVIPYVHERKQFGEPIGTFQLMQGKLADMYSTMNACRAYVYAVAKACDRGQTARKDAAGAILYAAEKATWMALEAIQALGGNGYINDYATGRLLRDAKLYEIGAGTSEIRRMLIGRELFNETA from the coding sequence ATGGGCCACAACGACTACCCCTCACTCGATTTCGACCTCGGCGAAACCGCCGACATGATCCGCGCCACGGTGCGCGCCTTCGCGGCCGACCGCATCGCGCCGCGCGCCGCCGAAATCGACGCGACCAACACCTTCCCGCGCGATCTCTGGCCGGAAATGGGAACTCTGGGTCTGCTCGGCATCACGGTGGAAGAAGCGTTCGGCGGCGCCGGCCTCGGCTATCTCGAACATGTCGTGGCGATGGAGGAGATCAGCCGCGCCTCTGCCAGCGTCGGCCTTTCCTATGGCGCGCATTCCAATCTCTGCGTCAATCAGCTCCGCCGCTGCGGCACGGACGCACAGAAAAACAAATATCTGCCGAAACTGATAAGCGGCGAACATGTCGGCGCGCTGGCGATGTCGGAGCCCGGCGCCGGCTCCGATGTCGTATCGATGCGGTTGAAAGCGGAAAAGAAGGGCGACCGCTACGTGCTAAACGGCACGAAAATGTGGATCACCAATGGTCCGGACGCGGAGGTGCTTGTCGTCTACGCGAAAACCGATCCGGCCGCCGGGCCGAAAGGCATCACGCCCTTCATCATCGAAAAATCCTTCAAGGGCTTCAGCGCCGCGCAGAAACTCGACAAGCTCGGCATGCGCGGCTCGAACACCGCCGAACTCGTCTTCGAGGATTGCGAAGTGCCGGCCGAAAACGTGCTCGGCAAGGTCAATGAAGGCGTTCGCGTGCTGATGTCCGGCCTCGACTACGAGCGTGCGGTGCTGGCCGCCGGCCCCTTGGGCATCATGCAGGCCTGCATGGACGCGGTGATCCCTTACGTGCATGAACGCAAGCAATTCGGCGAACCCATCGGCACGTTTCAATTGATGCAGGGCAAGCTCGCCGACATGTATTCGACCATGAATGCCTGCCGCGCTTACGTTTATGCGGTGGCGAAAGCCTGCGACCGTGGCCAGACGGCGCGAAAAGACGCGGCGGGTGCGATCCTTTATGCCGCCGAAAAGGCGACATGGATGGCGCTTGAGGCGATCCAGGCGCTCGGCGGCAACGGCTATATCAACGACTACGCGACCGGCCGCCTGCTGCGCGACGCCAAGCTCTACGAGATCGGCGCCGGCACGTCGGAAATCCGCCGCATGCTGATCGGCCGCGAACTCTTCAACGAAACCGCGTGA
- a CDS encoding MerR family DNA-binding transcriptional regulator, protein MTYTITDLATEFGVTPRALRFYEEKGMLAPERRGQARLYSKRDRARLKLILNGRDVGLTLYEIRTILDLYDGDAEGTARQYRHALGIFRRRMEAVKKLRDEAEAQLAKLETACRDFEGRLSPKAPKDDSVKPVGSKHKTRAA, encoded by the coding sequence ATGACCTACACGATCACAGATCTCGCGACCGAATTCGGCGTCACCCCGCGCGCGCTTCGTTTCTACGAGGAGAAGGGCATGCTCGCGCCCGAGCGCCGCGGTCAGGCCCGGCTTTATTCGAAGCGCGACCGCGCCCGCCTGAAGCTGATCCTCAACGGTCGCGACGTCGGCTTGACGCTCTACGAAATCCGCACGATCCTCGACCTCTATGACGGCGACGCGGAAGGCACGGCCCGGCAATATCGTCATGCGCTCGGCATTTTCCGCCGCCGCATGGAGGCGGTGAAGAAGCTGCGCGACGAAGCGGAGGCGCAGCTCGCGAAACTCGAAACCGCCTGCCGCGATTTCGAAGGCCGGTTGTCGCCGAAAGCGCCGAAGGACGACAGCGTCAAGCCGGTCGGGTCGAAGCACAAAACCCGCGCGGCGTAA
- a CDS encoding TetR/AcrR family transcriptional regulator, producing MSRTAGSSGPKTLAAIREAGLDLIYRHGYEAMSLRGLAAEVGLQPGSLYNHIKTKQELLFVLIHDHMTALHREVEAALAGHADPRAQLKAFTAFHLTYHIERKREVFIGSSEIRSLEPENRATIVALRRQYEDRLCAILDAGAAQKLFDIKDVRVTAYAILAMLTGICTWYEPKGRIGREALIDIHTRLVLDGVGRG from the coding sequence ATGAGCAGGACCGCCGGCTCCTCCGGCCCGAAAACGCTGGCCGCGATCCGCGAGGCCGGGCTCGACCTGATCTATCGCCACGGCTACGAGGCGATGAGCCTGCGTGGGCTTGCGGCGGAAGTCGGGCTGCAGCCGGGCTCGCTCTATAACCATATAAAAACAAAGCAGGAATTGCTGTTCGTGCTGATCCACGATCACATGACGGCGCTGCACCGGGAAGTCGAGGCGGCGCTGGCCGGACATGCCGATCCGCGGGCGCAACTGAAAGCCTTCACGGCGTTTCACCTCACCTATCATATTGAAAGGAAACGCGAAGTCTTTATCGGCTCGTCGGAGATCCGCAGTCTTGAGCCCGAAAACCGCGCAACGATCGTGGCGCTCAGGCGGCAATACGAGGACCGGCTCTGCGCGATCCTCGATGCGGGTGCGGCGCAAAAGCTCTTCGATATCAAAGATGTACGCGTGACGGCCTATGCGATCCTCGCGATGCTGACCGGCATCTGCACCTGGTACGAACCGAAGGGCCGCATCGGACGCGAGGCGCTGATCGACATTCACACAAGGCTGGTGCTGGACGGCGTCGGGCGGGGATAA
- a CDS encoding carboxyl transferase domain-containing protein has translation MSVLKSNVNPRDPRFKANAEAMAALTAALNDERAKAALGGDARSRERHTARGKLLPRDRVHGLIDPGSPFLELSPMAAHGMYGESINGAGIITGIGRVAGQECVIVCNDATIKGGTYYPVTVKKHLRAQEVALENNLPCFYLVDSGGANLPNQADIFPDREHFGRIFYNQARMSSKGIPQVAVVMGSCTAGGAYVPAMSDETVIVRKQGTIFLGGPPLVKAATGEVVTAEDLGGADVHSRKSGVTDHYAMDDTHALAIARRIAATLNRKKSVAIPLREPAAPLYDASELDGIVPASLSVQYDIREVIARLVDGSEFDEFKKLYGTTLVTGFAHIHGLPVGIVANNGILFSESALKAAHFIELCCQRKIPLLFLQNIAGFMVGREYETGGIAKDGAKMVTAVASANVPKVTLIVGGSYGAGNYGMCGRAYSPRFLFTWPNARISVMGGEQAASVLATVHRDAEKWTPEEADAFKAPIRAKYDEEGHPYFATARLWDDGIIAPLETRRVLALAFSAALNAPIPETQFGVFRM, from the coding sequence ATGTCCGTTCTGAAGTCGAACGTCAATCCGCGCGACCCGCGCTTCAAGGCAAACGCCGAGGCGATGGCGGCGCTGACCGCGGCGCTCAATGACGAGCGCGCGAAGGCGGCGCTGGGCGGCGACGCGCGCTCCCGCGAACGCCACACCGCGCGCGGCAAGCTGCTGCCGCGCGACCGCGTGCACGGGCTGATCGATCCGGGCTCGCCCTTTCTCGAACTCTCGCCGATGGCCGCCCATGGCATGTATGGCGAATCGATCAACGGCGCCGGCATCATCACCGGTATCGGCCGCGTCGCGGGTCAGGAATGCGTGATCGTCTGCAACGACGCGACGATCAAGGGCGGCACCTATTATCCGGTCACGGTGAAGAAACATCTGCGCGCCCAGGAAGTGGCGCTCGAAAACAATCTGCCCTGTTTCTATCTGGTCGATTCGGGCGGCGCCAACCTGCCCAATCAGGCCGACATCTTCCCCGACCGCGAGCATTTCGGCCGCATCTTCTACAATCAGGCCCGCATGTCGTCGAAAGGCATTCCGCAGGTCGCGGTCGTCATGGGTTCCTGCACGGCGGGCGGCGCTTACGTTCCGGCGATGTCTGACGAAACCGTGATCGTCAGAAAACAGGGCACGATCTTCCTTGGCGGCCCGCCGCTGGTGAAGGCCGCGACCGGCGAAGTGGTGACGGCCGAAGATCTCGGCGGCGCCGATGTCCATTCGCGCAAGTCCGGCGTCACCGATCACTACGCGATGGACGACACCCATGCGCTGGCCATCGCGCGCCGCATCGCCGCGACGCTCAACCGCAAGAAATCGGTCGCGATCCCGCTGCGCGAGCCTGCGGCTCCGCTCTACGACGCATCCGAGCTCGACGGCATCGTGCCCGCCTCGCTCTCGGTGCAATACGACATCCGCGAAGTGATTGCCCGCCTCGTCGACGGTTCGGAATTCGACGAATTCAAGAAGCTCTACGGCACCACGCTGGTGACGGGCTTTGCCCATATTCACGGACTTCCCGTCGGCATCGTCGCCAATAACGGCATCCTGTTTTCGGAGTCCGCGCTCAAGGCCGCGCATTTCATCGAGCTCTGCTGCCAGCGCAAAATCCCGCTGCTCTTCCTCCAGAATATCGCCGGCTTCATGGTCGGCCGCGAATACGAAACCGGCGGCATCGCCAAGGACGGCGCCAAGATGGTGACGGCGGTGGCGTCGGCCAACGTACCGAAAGTGACGCTGATTGTCGGCGGTTCCTATGGCGCCGGCAATTACGGCATGTGCGGCCGCGCCTATTCGCCCCGTTTTCTTTTCACCTGGCCCAATGCGCGTATCTCGGTGATGGGCGGCGAACAAGCGGCAAGCGTGCTCGCGACCGTCCACCGCGACGCCGAAAAATGGACGCCGGAAGAAGCCGACGCCTTCAAGGCGCCGATCCGCGCCAAATACGACGAGGAGGGCCATCCGTACTTCGCCACCGCCCGCCTCTGGGACGACGGCATTATCGCACCGCTCGAAACCCGCCGCGTGCTGGCGCTGGCATTTTCGGCCGCACTCAACGCACCGATACCGGAGACGCAGTTCGGCGTCTTCCGCATGTGA